A genomic stretch from uncultured Fibrobacter sp. includes:
- a CDS encoding O-acetylhomoserine aminocarboxypropyltransferase/cysteine synthase family protein produces the protein MTTQNKLHFETLQVHVGQEHADPTTDSRAVPIYQTTSYVFHSAQHAADRFALKDAGNVYGRINNSTQGVLEERIAALEGGVAALAVASGAAAITYAITALARKGDHVVAQRTVYGGTFNLLQHTLRDFGIETTFVDTHDLKSVEAAVKSNTKLIFIETLGNPHSDIPDIEAISEIAHKNKIPLVIDNTFGTPYLIRPLEHGADIVVHSATKFIGGHGTTLGGIIVDGGKFDWAASGKFPQFTEVNPSYGIPFTATGAAAYVIYVRTILLRDEGAAISPFNAFLLLQGVETLSLRLDRHVENTKKVIEFLTKHPKVTRVSHPSLPNHPDHELYKKYFPNGGGSIFTFDIKGGQEEAFKFIDSLKIFSLLANVADVKSLVIHPYTTTHAELSPEELAAAEITPATIRVSIGTEHYEDIIADLENGFAAI, from the coding sequence ACAAGCTCCATTTCGAAACTCTCCAGGTTCACGTTGGCCAGGAACATGCAGATCCCACAACCGATTCTCGCGCAGTTCCCATCTACCAGACCACTTCCTACGTGTTCCATAGCGCTCAGCATGCCGCTGACCGTTTCGCCCTGAAGGACGCCGGTAACGTCTATGGCCGTATCAACAACTCTACGCAGGGCGTGCTCGAAGAACGTATCGCTGCCCTCGAAGGTGGTGTTGCCGCTCTCGCCGTCGCTTCCGGTGCAGCAGCCATTACCTACGCCATCACGGCTCTCGCCCGCAAGGGTGACCACGTGGTTGCTCAGCGCACTGTTTACGGCGGTACTTTCAACTTGCTGCAGCACACGCTCCGCGACTTCGGTATCGAAACGACTTTCGTTGACACCCACGACCTCAAGAGTGTCGAAGCTGCTGTCAAGAGCAACACGAAGCTCATCTTTATCGAAACGCTCGGCAACCCGCATTCCGACATCCCGGATATCGAAGCAATTTCCGAAATCGCCCACAAGAACAAGATTCCTCTGGTGATCGACAATACCTTCGGTACTCCGTATCTGATTCGTCCGCTTGAACACGGTGCCGACATTGTGGTGCATTCCGCTACCAAGTTCATCGGTGGCCACGGCACGACTCTCGGCGGCATCATCGTGGACGGCGGCAAGTTCGACTGGGCTGCATCCGGCAAGTTCCCGCAGTTCACCGAAGTGAACCCGAGCTACGGAATTCCTTTCACCGCGACGGGCGCCGCTGCTTACGTGATCTACGTTCGCACGATTCTCCTCCGCGACGAAGGTGCTGCAATTTCTCCGTTCAACGCATTCCTCCTGTTGCAGGGTGTCGAAACGCTTTCTCTCCGCCTGGATCGCCATGTGGAAAACACCAAGAAGGTTATCGAGTTCCTCACCAAGCATCCGAAGGTTACCCGCGTGAGCCATCCGAGCCTCCCGAACCATCCGGACCACGAACTTTACAAGAAGTACTTCCCGAATGGCGGCGGTTCCATTTTCACCTTCGACATCAAGGGCGGTCAGGAAGAAGCCTTCAAGTTCATCGATAGCCTGAAGATCTTCAGCCTGCTTGCCAACGTTGCCGACGTGAAGAGCCTCGTGATTCACCCGTACACCACCACGCACGCCGAACTTTCTCCGGAAGAATTGGCCGCAGCCGAAATTACCCCGGCAACGATCCGCGTGTCTATCGGTACGGAACACTAC